The genome window CCGATGCTTGTTTCATTTATAAATCCAGTACGATATGAAACCAATACCAACAAGAGTTCACGGATTGCTCGACTACACGACGGGCGCACTGTTTATGGCATCTCCCTGGCTGCTTGGCTTTGCCAGCAATGATGCAGCCCGTCGTGTTGCTGTTGGTACAGGGATTGCCGTAATTGGTCTATCAACGCTGACAGATTATGAGGCCGGTTTGTCCAAACGAATTCCGATGGCTACTCACCTGACTGTCGATAGATAGAGTGGTGTGTTGGTAGCCGCTTCGCCCTGGTTGTTGGGGTTCGCCAAACGGATTAGCTGGCCACATGTTGCGTTTGGCTTACTCGAACTAGGGGCAGGATTAGTAACACAGAGCAAGCCTGCTTACGATCAATAAAGGCCGATCGAATATGTACTACTGCCGAGTCTGGGCTGGACAGACCCAACCGCTGGCTACCGGGAACCCTCTATTCAGGCACGTCGTCGTTAGTCCTT of Spirosoma agri contains these proteins:
- a CDS encoding SPW repeat protein; the protein is MKPIPTRVHGLLDYTTGALFMASPWLLGFASNDAARRVAVGTGIAVIGLSTLTDYEAGLSKRIPMATHLTVDR